In Phlebotomus papatasi isolate M1 chromosome 1, Ppap_2.1, whole genome shotgun sequence, the following proteins share a genomic window:
- the LOC129798715 gene encoding iron-sulfur protein NUBPL — translation MGSVRALKGINVFQRFFSGKITGRQADLMARSLPKKKPLPGVKDIILVASGKGGVGKSTTSVNLAVSLAQNGQRVGLLDADLFGPSIPLMMNLQETPLVDDDNRIIPPVNYNVKCLSLGLLTEMKPAIWRGPLVMSATERLLKGTVWEPLDVLVVDTPPGTGDIHLSLMQNVPISGVLLVSTPQLAALRVTQRGAEMFRILNVPILGIVENMSSVKCKNCGEEISIFGQETDKVAEEMGVEILERIQIDPNVMTGSDTGIPVTIEDPESDYAKCFGRLAKRLLKKLEK, via the coding sequence ATGGGATCAGTTCGAGCGTTAAAAGGGATAAACGTGTTCCAGAGATTCTTCTCCGGCAAAATCACTGGCCGTCAGGCTGATTTGATGGCCAGGAGTCTGCCGAAGAAGAAACCTCTGCCGGGAGTGAAAGACATCATTTTGGTAGCGTCCGGAAAGGGAGGAGTTGGCAAATCCACGACTTCCGTGAACTTGGCAGTGAGTCTGGCGCAGAATGGTCAGAGAGTTGGTCTCCTGGATGCTGATCTCTTTGGTCCCTCAATTCCGCTCATGATGAACTTGCAGGAGACGCCTCTTGTGGATGATGACAATCGGATAATCCCTCCTGTGAACTACAATGTCAAGTGTTTGTCCCTGGGGCTTCTGACAGAGATGAAACCGGCAATCTGGAGGGGTCCTCTGGTGATGTCAGCCACTGAGCGTCTGCTAAAGGGGACGGTATGGGAGCCTCTGGATGTTTTGGTTGTGGACACTCCTCCAGGCACTGGAGACATTCATTTGTCTCTCATGCAGAATGTTCCCATTAGCGGAGTTTTGCTGGTCTCTACCCCTCAGCTAGCTGCCCTGAGAGTTACCCAGAGAGGTGCTGAAATGTTCCGGATCCTCAATGTCCCGATTTTGGGCATTGTGGAGAACATGTCTTCAGTCAAGTGCAAAAATTGCGGGGAAGAAATCTCGATTTTCGGGCAGGAAACTGACAAAGTAGCTGAAGAAATGGGAGTGGAAATCCTGGAGAGGATTCAAATAGACCCAAATGTCATGACAGGAAGCGATACTGGGATCCCCGTGACGATAGAGGACCCGGAATCTGACTATGCAAAATGTTTTGGGAGACTGGCAAAGAGATTATTGAAAAAACTGgaaaaataa
- the LOC129798720 gene encoding deoxynucleotidyltransferase terminal-interacting protein 2: protein MSLGLTPGISIESLGLTGKLFSDDLPKKSKQTPKKDELDDFCAFMGIESALCSTKSPVDTQSRDLLKIDVEKELLKTGNQEILQRHSRSQKKKLNKEMREKQKGKEWFNLPATEVTDEIKNDLKVLQMRSVLDPKHFYKKNDLKVLPKYFQVGQYLDSPLDYHQEKHVKKSKKRSIVDDLLKDAEFQKRIKRKYKEIAAKEKPFYRNKKSGESKKFRKEKKKKK, encoded by the exons ATGTCCCTTGGTTTGACTCCTGGTATCTCAATTGAGTCTCTAGGACTCACAG GCAAACTCTTCTCTGATGACCTTCCCAAGAAATCAAAACAAACCCCGAAGAAGGATGAACTCGATGACTTCTGCGCCTTTATGGGCATCGAGAGTGCCCTGTGTTCCACCAAGAGTCCCGTGGACACTCAGAGTCGAGATCTGCTGAAGATTGATGTAGAAAAGGAGCTGCTGAAGACGGGAAATCAGGAAATTCTGCAGAGACACTCCCGGAGCCAAAAGAAGAAGCTGaacaag GAAATGAGGGAGAAGCAGAAGGGCAAGGAATGGTTTAATTTGCCAGCAACGGAAGTAACTGATGAGATCAAGAATGATCTGAAAGTCCTGCAAATGCGATCAGTTCTCGATCCCAAACATTTCTACAAGAAGAATGACCTCAAAGTCCTGCCCAAGTACTTCCAAGTTGGCCAGTATCTGGACTCTCCGCTGGACTATCATCAGGAGAAGCACGTGAAGAAGAGCAAGAAGAGGAGCATCGTCGATGATCTGCTCAAAGATGCAGAATTCCAGAAGAGGATCAAGCGGAAATACAAAGAGATTGCAGCCAAAGAGAAGCCCTTCTACAGGAACAAGAAGTCCGGGGAGAGCAAAAAGTTCAGGaaggagaagaaaaagaagaaataa